One genomic region from Rosa rugosa chromosome 1, drRosRugo1.1, whole genome shotgun sequence encodes:
- the LOC133725912 gene encoding putative MO25-like protein At5g47540, whose amino-acid sequence MLFPSLLLNPKLRFRPQMRSKKRSKDEGSLLIVKLKMKGLLKKSKARKPLELVKHTRDLLIFFNGNMEVREQKRKDKTEELTKSMLEIRTLLYGDGESEPNKDTCAQLTQEFFKDDTFRLLIASLSKLNLGTRKNATHIVANLQRQQVQSRLIASEYLEKNIDLIDILIPGYGDGDIALSYGAILRECIRHQVVARYVLESDHMKKFFDYIQLPNFEIASDAAATFKELMTRHKSTVAQFLSNNYDWFFQEYNSQLLESQNYITKRQAIKLLGNMLLDRSNSAVMVRYVCSLDNMRILMNLLRDPNKTIQLETFHVFKLFVANENKPPQIVNVLVTNRSKLLRFFGNFTIEKEDQQFEADKVELMKEISILEPKDIKEFSSIVSFRENCEIPC is encoded by the exons ATGTTGTTCCCATCTCttctcctaaaccctaaattgagGTTCCGTCCCCAGATGCGAAGTAAGAAACGCAGCAAAGATGAAGGGTCTCTTTTGATAGTGAAATTGAAGATGAAGGGTCTTCTCAAGAAATCCAAGGCACGCAAGCCTTTGGAGCTCGTCAAGCACACGCGCGACcttctcatcttcttcaatGGCAACATGGAAGTCCGCGAGCAGAAACGCAAAGACAAG ACGGAAGAATTAACAAAATCAATGTTGGAGATAAGAACACTTCTGTATGGCGATGGTGAATCAGAGCCGAATAAAGACACTTGTGCACAGCTTACCCAGGAATTTTTCAAAGATGATACGTTCCGCCTTCTCATTGCTAGCCTTTCGAAGCTCAACCTTGGG ACTCGTAAAAACGCGACACATATTGTCGCAAATTTGCAAAGGCAACAGGTTCAATCGCGATTGATTGCTTCTGAGTACTTGGAAAAGAATATTGATCTTATAGATATTCTGATACCTGG TTATGGAGACGGTGATATTGCTCTATCTTATGGTGCAATTTTAAGGGAATGCATTCGTCATCAGGTTGTTGCGAG GTACGTCCTGGAATCAGACCACATGAAGAAGTTCTTTGATTATATACAACTTCCAAATTTTGAAATAGCATCGGATGCTGCAGCCACTTTCAAG GAGCTTATGACCAGGCATAAGTCAACAGTTGCACAATTTTTGTCTAATAATTATGACTGG TTTTTCCAAGAATATAATTCGCAGTTGCTGGAGTCTCAGAATTACATCACCAAACGGCAGGCTATCAAG CTGTTAGGAAATATGTTACTTGATCGCTCAAACTCTGCTGTGATGGTTCGTTACGTGTGCTCTTTGGATAACATGAGAATCCTAATGAACCTTCTCAGG GATCCAAACAAGACAATCCAATTGGAGACCTTTCATGTCTTCAAG CTATTTGTTGCAAATGAAAATAAGCCTCCTCAGATTGTTAATGTACTAGTAACAAATAGGAGCAAGCTTCTCCGTTTCTTTGGCAACTTCACCATTGAAAAAG AGGATCAGCAGTTTGAAGCAGACAAAGTTGAACTTATGAAAGAGATTTCTATTCTTGAACCCAAGGATATTAAAGAATTTTCGTCAATCGTGAGCTTTAGAGAGAATTGTGAGATTCCATGTTGA